Genomic DNA from Lottiidibacillus patelloidae:
TTGTTGCTAATAACATTAATAGTATTTTTTTTAATGAAGGTATACAACCTCCAACTTTTCTAAGCATTGCAATGACATTTAATAATGCAATAAAAGAAAAACCTATTACTGTGGCAAGAGCAGCTCCTTTCGTTGCATATATAGGAATTAAAGCTAGAGATAATATGATTTTTAAAATAATACCATAAGTGACGTGGCGAGCAGTCAACCCGATATAACCTACACCTTGTAGCACAGCCGATGTAGTAGAAGTTATAGAACTGAAAAGGATTGAAAAACTTAAAATAAGTAAAACATCTGTTCCTTTTCCGTCTGTAAAAAGCATAATATTTACAGGTTCGATTATAATTGCTAGTCCAGCAACTGCTGCAAGCCCGAATAATAAACTAGTTCGCAACGCTAACTCCGCTTTACTTCTTAGTTCTTCCCATTTCTTTTGCGCAAAAACAGTAGCTAACATCGGAATAAGTGGTAATGCAATTGATGTAGCAATAACTGTTCCTAGCTGTATTAATGGTTGTCCTCGATCATAAACACCTTTCATGATTTTAGCTTCCTCTACGTTAATACCTATTGTTTTTAATAAAGGAACCATCGTAAACGCATCAATTGCCTGAAATAAAATTAAGGCCATTGCGCTTAAACAAATCGCAAAGCCATGCATATATATTTTCTTTATAACAGTTGTATACCCGTTGACCTTCTTAATGTGCATTAAGAAAGCTCGATATGATATGTCTTCTCTACTAATTAAAAATAATAAAACACCTGCAAAGAACACTCCTATTATTGATCCAAATGCAGCACCAGTACCTACCACATAATCTCCAAAACCGTTTTTAACAAAAATGTATGTAAACGTTAATATTACCGTAATGCGTATAACCTGTTCGATAATTTGAGTCATAGCTGTCGGTTTCATGTCGCCCAGTCCTTGATAATACCCGCGAACAACAGCGACAAATGGGACAAATAAAAAAATAAAAGAAATTGCTCGAATCGGCAGTACCAATTGATTGTCTTGCATAAATGAAGCGATAACAGGGGCTCCTAAATAAAAGATTAGAAATATTACTAATCCAGCTATTTGTAAACTAATAAAGGATAACGCCAAAAACTCTTGGAGCTTCTCTTTGTTTTTAACTCTATATTCTGCAACAAATTTAGAAATTACAACTGGAAAACCAATCGTTGCAAAAATGATTGCCATCCCATAAAAAGGATATACTTGTTGATAAACATAAAATCCGATATCTCCAGCCATATTTTGATACGGCACTCGATATATTGCAGAAATTACTTTTGTAATTACTCCGGCTATTGATAATATAATTGCACCTTTCAATAGCGTTCCTTTACTCATTACCTCACCATCCACAAACACAAATATCAATTGTTTCATTATATCATAATAAGAAAAGCTGATGCTCCCGTTTAGCGCCGTATAACCTTATCGTACTTCGACTCGAAATAAAGGAAACACGATGAGCTTTGCGAATCGATGTTGACTTATCGCAAACGAGAAGTATGAAGTTAACTAGTCGCTAGGAGTCGAAGCTAGACAGATAAAGAAAAGCTGAAGGAATCGCTAATTTCACTAAACACGCCGATGTCCTGTCGGCAACGTGAAATTCCTCGCAACCTAGCTTGTGCATAAAAACGGGCAAAGGAAAACGAAAAAGAGGCAGCATAGCTGCCCCTTAACATCTTATTGTTCCATTTGTCTTGCAAGAAAGTTTGCTGCAGTTTCTACTAGCTTTTGCTCAACGTCACCCATCGACTTCTCGTCTTTGGATATAAACAACACTGCACCAATCGGATCTCCGCCTGCAATAATTGGGGCAACAATAAAAGAAGAAATCTCTTCTCCATGCCCATCAATAATTTCCGTTTCACCTTCTGGACTTTGTAAATTTGTTGATCTTTCATCCATTGTTTTCTCAACAACTTGTCCTATGCTTTTGTTTAAGTATTCTTTTTTGGATCCACCAGATACTGCGATGAACGTATCGCGATCTGCAATAAGTACTAAATGACCACTGCTATCATAAAGAGAGTCAGCGTATTCTTGGGCAAAATGACTTAATTCACTTATTGGAGAGTACTTCTTCAAAATTACTTCTCCATCTCTGTCAACAAAGATCTCTAAAGGGTCGCCTTCTCTAATTCTTAATGTTCTTCTAATTTCTTTCGGTATTACTACGCGACCTAAATCATCAATACGACGAACAATTCCTGTTGCTTTCATCTAGTGATGCCTCGCTTTCATCTTTGATGTTTTTATTGGCGCTTCATAAAAGACTTACATCTAATGAAGATTTCACCATTAACTTGGTTATAGTATCCTTCTCTTGCCAAGAACTATACATTTTGTCCAAATTATGAAGAAGAAATTGTATCTCTTTTTAGGTCCTTCATTTTTATCAAGAATTTTTCCACTAATAGTAGAGCTTCAGACATCGCTATTCCTTTAGCGTTTACGCCAACTTTAAACTTTTTATGGTCAATTAATATAGGCGATTGAAATTTCCTTCCAAAGTCTGTTACTGCACCATAAAGTAAGGCAGGATCTGTCTCATTTGAACCTTCTTCTGTAAACAATATTTCAATTACATTTCTTCGCTCTGAAATAGATTCCACTTTATGCTTTTGTGATAATATTTTAATTGATGCTACGCGAAATAAATCTTCAACTTCTCCAGGGTACTCTCCGAAGCGATCAATCATATCTGATTGCAAATCAAAAATATCTTCTTTTGTCTGTAACGCTCGGAATCGTTTGTACATATCGATCTTTTGTTTTGAGTCTTCTATATAGTGATCAGGAATATAGGCATCAACTTCAAGGTTTAGTTCTACATCAGGTGTTTTCTCTTCCTTTTTCAACCCACGTTTTTCTTCAATTGCTTCCTGTAACATTTGAGAATATAAATCAAAACCAACTGAGTCAATATAACCATGCTGCTGTGCACCTAATAAATTTCCTGCTCCGCGTATTGCTAAATCACGCATAGCAATTTTAAATCCGGAACCAAGCTCTGTAAATTCTTTAATGGCTTGTAACCTTTTTTCCGCAACCTCTGTTAAGACTTTATCTCGTTGATATGTGAAGTAAGCATAAGCAACTCGATTGGATCTTCCGACTCTTCCTCTCAATTGATAAAGTTGTGATAATCCCATTTTATCTGCATCTTCTACAATTAATGTATTTACATTTGGAATGTCAACGCCAGTTTCTATAATCGTTGTGCTTACGAGGACATCATAATGCCCTTCAAGAAAATCAAGAATTACTGCTTCTAATTCATTTTCGTTCATCTGTCCATGCGCATAGGCAATTTTAGCTTCTGGCGCAAGCATTGATAAGGATTCTGCTTTTTTCTCAATGCCTTCAACTTTGTTATATAAATAAAAAACTTGACCATCACGAGCCATTTCACGTTCAATTGCTTCACGTATTAGCCCAGGGTTTGATTCTACAACATACGTTTGAACCGGATAGCGGTTTTCCGGTGGTGTTTCAATAACAGATAAATCGCGGACACCTAATAGTGACATATGAAGTGTCCGCGGTATCGGTGTTGCCGTTAACGTTAAGACGTCAACGTTTGTTTTTAGTTGTTTTAATTTTTCTTTATGCTTAACCCCAAAACGCTGTTCTTCATCAATAATTAATAAGCCTAAATCACGGTACGTTACATCTTTTGATAATAGTCTGTGCGTTCCTACTACAATATCAACAGTCCCTGCTTTTAACCCTTTTGTTGTCTCTGCTTGTTGCGCCTTCGTTCTAAAACGACTTAACAGACCAATATTTATCGCATGATCTTGAAACCTTTCTGTTAACGTTTCATAATGCTGTTGCGCTAATATCGTTGTCGGGACTAAAAATGCTACTTGTTTGCCATCGACAATTGCTTTAAATGCTGCACGAATAGCCACTTCTGTTTTCCCGTAACCAACATCGCCACATAATAAACGGTCCATCGGTTTTGTATCTTCCATATCCTTTTTTATTTCGTTAATTGTACGTATTTGATCATCCGTCTCTTGATATGGAAAAGAATCTTCAAATTCCCTTTGTTCTGAGCTATCTTCAGAGAAAGCATAGCCTTTTGCTGCTTCCCTTGCTGCATATAACTTAATTAGGTCATCGGCAATGTCTTCAACAGATGAGCGCACTTTGTTTTTTACTTTTTTCCAATCGCTTCCGCCAAGTGCATATATTTTAGGGTCTTTTCCTTCGGATCCAACAAACTTTTGCACTTGTTCAATTTGATCCACTGGTACGTAAAGCTGATCATTACCTGCATACTTTAAATGCAAGTAATCTTTATGTATACCGTTCATATCTAATGTTTTAATCCCTAAGTACTTCCCAATACCATGATTCACATGAACGACATAATCGCCAACTTTTAA
This window encodes:
- a CDS encoding putative polysaccharide biosynthesis protein, translating into MSKGTLLKGAIILSIAGVITKVISAIYRVPYQNMAGDIGFYVYQQVYPFYGMAIIFATIGFPVVISKFVAEYRVKNKEKLQEFLALSFISLQIAGLVIFLIFYLGAPVIASFMQDNQLVLPIRAISFIFLFVPFVAVVRGYYQGLGDMKPTAMTQIIEQVIRITVILTFTYIFVKNGFGDYVVGTGAAFGSIIGVFFAGVLLFLISREDISYRAFLMHIKKVNGYTTVIKKIYMHGFAICLSAMALILFQAIDAFTMVPLLKTIGINVEEAKIMKGVYDRGQPLIQLGTVIATSIALPLIPMLATVFAQKKWEELRSKAELALRTSLLFGLAAVAGLAIIIEPVNIMLFTDGKGTDVLLILSFSILFSSITSTTSAVLQGVGYIGLTARHVTYGIILKIILSLALIPIYATKGAALATVIGFSFIALLNVIAMLRKVGGCIPSLKKILLMLLATIFLIVACSSWQFLISDFLHLHMNTRLGAAFIALSTAVLGVAVYLGTIIFVGVYSEEELKALPIAKKIPILKRER
- the spoVT gene encoding stage V sporulation protein T; translation: MKATGIVRRIDDLGRVVIPKEIRRTLRIREGDPLEIFVDRDGEVILKKYSPISELSHFAQEYADSLYDSSGHLVLIADRDTFIAVSGGSKKEYLNKSIGQVVEKTMDERSTNLQSPEGETEIIDGHGEEISSFIVAPIIAGGDPIGAVLFISKDEKSMGDVEQKLVETAANFLARQMEQ
- the mfd gene encoding transcription-repair coupling factor codes for the protein MERLIDLIAKSEEINSVISGVEAGLSEQLVSGTGGSARSFYMASLYKRTKKSQIIVTHNLFQAQKLYDDLSELVSENEIFLYPVNDLIASEIAIASPELKGQRLEVLNHWSRENRGIVIVPVAGFRRILPPKAMWKSSQISLLLGEEIDLDHFLGMMLGMGFERTSMVTTPGQFSIRGGIIDIYPLTEENPVRIELFDTDIDSLRYFDAESQRSFEKTLEQITYGPAKETLLFDEQYDRAAMLLKEELAKTLKTVKDKKIQGLLSEQIGHELEQLQQHQPIDQYYKYMSLYYEKKHSLLDYLPKDGLVLIDELSRVYDAAERLEKEEAEWQTTLLTQGGFLANFNLSHSFQELMAQNNKPIIYFTFMMRHVTNTNPQKLINLPSQSMQNFHGQLHLLKNELDRWQRANQTVVFLAADQERAKRLRNALYDYKIEADISRDGIINSERPQIIASSVSAGFELPMLKLVVITESEVFKQRVRKPVKKQKMSNAERIKSYSELKVGDYVVHVNHGIGKYLGIKTLDMNGIHKDYLHLKYAGNDQLYVPVDQIEQVQKFVGSEGKDPKIYALGGSDWKKVKNKVRSSVEDIADDLIKLYAAREAAKGYAFSEDSSEQREFEDSFPYQETDDQIRTINEIKKDMEDTKPMDRLLCGDVGYGKTEVAIRAAFKAIVDGKQVAFLVPTTILAQQHYETLTERFQDHAINIGLLSRFRTKAQQAETTKGLKAGTVDIVVGTHRLLSKDVTYRDLGLLIIDEEQRFGVKHKEKLKQLKTNVDVLTLTATPIPRTLHMSLLGVRDLSVIETPPENRYPVQTYVVESNPGLIREAIEREMARDGQVFYLYNKVEGIEKKAESLSMLAPEAKIAYAHGQMNENELEAVILDFLEGHYDVLVSTTIIETGVDIPNVNTLIVEDADKMGLSQLYQLRGRVGRSNRVAYAYFTYQRDKVLTEVAEKRLQAIKEFTELGSGFKIAMRDLAIRGAGNLLGAQQHGYIDSVGFDLYSQMLQEAIEEKRGLKKEEKTPDVELNLEVDAYIPDHYIEDSKQKIDMYKRFRALQTKEDIFDLQSDMIDRFGEYPGEVEDLFRVASIKILSQKHKVESISERRNVIEILFTEEGSNETDPALLYGAVTDFGRKFQSPILIDHKKFKVGVNAKGIAMSEALLLVEKFLIKMKDLKRDTISSS